A window of the Paenibacillus woosongensis genome harbors these coding sequences:
- a CDS encoding ABC transporter permease, protein MNFIPKIPLADWIELIVDWMESNLGGFFEGLSKIIESVVEFFSWLFLLPHPLLFIAIFGVLAYLIGRVPLTLFTVIGFLLIDNLGYWTETMNTLGLVVTSGIISVVLGIPIGIWSAYSKTTHRIISPLLDFMQTMPAFVYLLPAVTFFSLGVVPGVIASVIFAIPPTIRLTYLGIKQVSGELTEAADAFGSTSWQKLFKVELPLAMPTMMAGINQTIMLSLSMVVIASMIGAQGIGATVYRAVTQLKIGQGFEAGLAVVVLAIVLDRFSQNLFKSKKRGA, encoded by the coding sequence ATGAACTTCATTCCTAAAATTCCTCTCGCGGATTGGATCGAACTAATCGTAGATTGGATGGAATCCAACCTGGGGGGCTTTTTCGAGGGGCTGTCCAAGATCATTGAAAGTGTTGTCGAGTTCTTCTCGTGGCTATTTCTCTTACCGCACCCGCTACTATTCATCGCTATATTCGGTGTCCTGGCCTACCTGATCGGAAGAGTACCGCTCACGTTATTTACAGTGATCGGCTTCCTGCTGATCGACAATCTCGGCTATTGGACGGAAACGATGAATACGTTAGGCCTCGTAGTCACTTCCGGCATTATTTCAGTGGTCTTAGGTATCCCTATCGGAATATGGAGTGCCTATAGCAAAACTACTCACCGCATTATTTCACCATTGCTTGATTTCATGCAAACGATGCCTGCCTTCGTCTATCTTCTGCCTGCCGTGACTTTCTTTAGTCTTGGGGTAGTGCCGGGAGTAATCGCATCTGTCATCTTCGCGATTCCGCCGACAATCCGCTTGACCTATCTCGGTATCAAGCAGGTATCCGGCGAGCTTACCGAAGCTGCCGACGCCTTCGGTTCGACCTCGTGGCAGAAGCTGTTTAAAGTGGAGTTGCCTCTGGCAATGCCTACGATGATGGCTGGCATAAATCAGACGATTATGCTGTCCCTTTCGATGGTCGTAATCGCTTCGATGATCGGTGCGCAAGGAATTGGAGCGACGGTATACCGCGCGGTGACTCAGCTTAAGATCGGGCAGGGCTTCGAAGCCGGATTGGCTGTCGTCGTACTTGCTATTGTGCTGGACCGCTTTTCGCAAAATTTATTCAAATCCAAAAAAAGAGGTGCATAA